Genomic segment of Drosophila ananassae strain 14024-0371.13 chromosome 2L, ASM1763931v2, whole genome shotgun sequence:
GATGACGCCGTTTAGCGGCTCATTGCCAGTGGATATGGCCCAAATCGGCATATTCTTGGCCTGCATGAGTTCGAGAAATCTgccataaataaatagattCTATAAGAACTAGTCTACATTCCCATTACAGCACTCACTTGAGGTGGTAGTTGGCCCAGGTCTGGTAATATTCAGAGCGTAGGGTCCCGAATCCTGTCCAGCGCTCGTTGCTCTTCATCCAGGTCGGTGCACTCCATGCCGCAGCCATTATTTTCAGCTCGTCCATCTTGGCCACGGTTTTAAGGCGTTTCATCTGTTCAATTTTCTGCAGATCCCTCGGATCCAGAGCTGTAAAGTTACTCAGTTTCTTGTCGTTTCGAGGTAGCTCGTTGTAGGCCCAAGGCTCCAGATCAAAGTCACAGCCACCGATTGACATGCGGATGGTATTATAGGCTATGCCATCTGGATGAAAATAGGATCTGTCAAGGAGTTAgagtttagtttatttttaagaatcaATGTTAGATTGCTGCTCACTTGTAGATGTGATCCTGGAGCTCTGTGGGCAGTTTCTTCAGCAAATGGGAGACAGTGCCCGTGAAGGCTCCCCCAAAAACAGACACATTCTGAAACCGCTTCTCCCTCTTCACAGAAATTCGTACGGTGCTCACAGGTGAGTTGATGACTGAAATAGTaagatataaattttaattttaaattccaTTTAGTTTTAGTCAATTAGTTACAAAGCCGTTGCGAAATATTGCTCAACTGTAGCCAGGCTCTGTTTTCGTCCACAACTATGGCATCGGCCTTAAAGTTCTCATCAGTGAACGGTTGGTCCTCCACTACTATGGGCTTTCCAGAAGATAAATCTCCCACCGTTTGTTTAAAGCGCAAGCCATcctttatataatttaatttagtatTATAATATTGTACTGAAGTATTATACAATCGCCCGCAATTGTGGCCAGATAATCCAGCTGACTCACCTTGCTAGAGCTAATCACCACAATTTTGGAATTATCAGTGAGCTCGGGCTGCCCCAAGTAATCGCAATAGGTGCTGttgcaaacacacacacttccATGGCTGGTTTCCCGCAGATTACACGGTATCTCTACCTGTATCTCTTGCGATGCCCCCACACCTGCAAATAAAATCGAATAAATACGAATATTTTGTAGGTCAAATGACTAGGTAGCCGGCAGATAATATTGTTTCCCACTCACCTGCAATCAATGCAAAAAGAAAGCACtgcaaaatttctttaaatttcaTGTCTTTTGGACTGGAGTGCACCGGCAACGACACTTTCAGATCGAAGGCCCGTCCAAAACTGAGCTCGAACCGGAGCTGAATCGGGGTTTTCACTCTCCGGATCGCAAGCGGTTCTCTAATCAACTGAATTTCGCTCAAATTTGCCTTATAGCTCTGCCTGTTTATGTTTTTCGAGTGCCACTTGACCCAGGGCCCAGTTTGCCGCTGATTTGATAAAGCCACTGAGCCGGCAGACGTCGACGTTCCCACTTGGAAATCGGATCACGCAATCGGAAAGTAAAAGTTATGCAAAGTCAGTGGCGGAGTGGGAACCAAAGCAAGGGGTTACAGAGTTCAAAATATAATTGTTGTGTGGCTAATTTGAAGCGAAACATTTTTAAGAGGGAAATATGAATATTATGAATAAATTTGTATAGCTGTAGCTGGAAGCTTATACGGGAGTTACTTCCAAATACTTCCAAGTAATTCCTTTTATTTAGAGCCCTAGAACTCTCTCTTAAATCTTGATGTTATCAAGAAGTTCAAAACCTCTTTActctttatttaaaaagaacaTTTTTCAGTTGTACAGCAATGTGTGAATGGATTTGGCGGGAACATTGACAATGAACTTGCCCCTCAAACTGTCCACCACGGTAATATCGAGATCAGCACGTCCGCTGTTGAACAAGACTGCGGCTATTTTGTTGTCCGGACGGAGAAAAGCAACGGTGTTCAGGTTTACGTTACTGGGAATGGCATCAATGCGAATAGAGCCTTCGGGAACCAGTTTCGAAAAGTGTCCAATGGCATAGAACATGGGCTGTTTGTAGAATTCCTCAAAggctaaaatatatttaaaaaaaaataaataaaattgtattaatTTAATTCTTAAAGTAAAAACTTACTTGTAGTATTGGCAATCACCGGGGCATCTACCGTGTTATCTACATAGTTTGGACCGCCCTCTTCATCCAAGCATATGTTCCAGTCGATCCAACCATGGAATCCCAATTTTATGTTGGCCAAGTAATCCCGGGCGTACTTCTCGGCCCTCTCCCAACTGCCCAGAAGAGGAGCAGCCGCCTGCCAGGGCTTATCCCCAATGCAGGACTCGGAAACGATCAAGATCTTGTCGGGGGCATACTCCCTGGTGTTATCGATAAAGCTGCTGCCAAATATTTCATCCCAATACCAGTGCAGCGATAATCCGTCCAGATAATCAACCGAGTTCGGGCGGGTCTTGTTCATctattaataaaattgattAAATGATTGAACTTTGATTGTGACTTATATGGAACTTTATGGTCTTACCCTCTGGAACCACCAAGGGAAGGAGTAGCGCTGATCGTCGTTGCCAAAAATAACAATGTCCTTAAACTCAGAGTTTCGGATGGTAGGACCCAGATGATCATTTAGCCAAATAGCCTGAGTCCATGGAGTCCAGCCCATGCTCATGAACTTTACAAAGTACATGAAGAAGATTCCATTGAGGGGCTCGTTTCCGGTGGAGATGGCCCAGATGGGGAGTCCATTGTCCTCCATCAGCTTTATCCATTGAAGGTGGTAGTCCGCCCAGGTCTGGTAGTAGTCCCGCTTTAGGCGACCGAATCCTGTCCACCTATTGTTCGTCTTCATCCATGGCGGAGCGCTCCAGGCGGCTCCTTTGATCAAAAGGTTCTTCACCCCGGAGACCTCGATGAGGCGCTTAATCTGAGCAACACGCTCCACATCCCGCTCATCCAGCTGATCCATGTCGGAGAGCAGAGTGtcgccctcctcctcggcaTAAGACcaggcgtccagatcaaagtCACAACCGCCAATGGAAATGCGCATGAGGTTGAAGCCGATACCATCCTCGGCGTAGAAGGACTTGTAGAGATGATCGGCGAGCTCGGGATCCTTGAAGTTTTCCACCAGATAGGTCACAGCACCGGTGTAACTGCCGCCGAAACCCACCATCTTCTGGTGGGTCTTGCTTCGGTCCAGCTGCAGGGTAACCGAACGAGTGATGGAGCTCTCCCGGGTCTCCAGGGTGAAGGCACGGGCCACCACCCGATCCATCAGACGGGACAGGACAGTTTCATTCACAGCCTCTGGCGTGGGCTCCACATAATCCTCGACGGTATACACCTCTTCTGTGCCAAACTTTCCCCTGGATGTGGCAAATCGAAGTCCCTGCTTCGAGCTGGAAATCAAGGCGAAGTCGGAATCGTCGGCTATCGTGGGATTCTCCAGGTAGTCGCAGTAGTCCGCCGTGCAAACACACACCTTGCCATGTTCCGCGTCCCTCAGTTTGCAGGGGATCGACTCAAAATTCCCACCTGCGTGCCAAATTTAGATTatgttttggttttatttattagccATAGTTTATAGCCACTTACCAATTGCTGATAGCAGCAGGAATCCAAGCACCAGAGATCCTCTGGTGGCCAACATTGTTCTGGCTAACTCGTAAACTTACTCCTCCGAAAGTTGCCAGCCGACTGAAGTCGTTGGCCAAAACGAAGGTACCAACTATGCTCGTTTCGGCCATTATCAGAACACTTGGGACCCGCCAACAAGTGGCCAGCTCCGGGAAGTACAAACGATAAGGTCGATTACGATTACCTTCTAAAGAAACATCCATTTAATCGTCGGAGGGTATATCAGGCAGGGATTTGAATCCAGTTGATCAAGTAGGCCTAGGATTATAATTCTGCTTCAAATGTAGGCTGGTGGGGTTTGCTTCCAAACACACCTCATTCCTTTAGAGAGCTCCGTTCGGCAAACAACTCCTGGGagtttcaaaatttcaaaaattataaaattcttttatcaaaattcaaaaaattttaccttaacttttaactaaaaaaatatgtcTTGCAGGAAATCTTTTggtaagttttttattaatattttccgATTTTATTATcagattttaaagaaatatttattttaaaggaCCCGGACCTGGGGCTTACAATATTCCCTCAACCTTTGGCTACAAAAACTGCGACGCCAGAATGGAGAGAAGTCCCGGGTTTTCCTTCGGAAAACGTACGAGGTCTTGCAACAACCCAAATCGGATGAGAACCGCTGGACCTGGACCTGCAGACTACTTTCCCTCCAAGGTCTCCCGATATGGAAGGGTAACGGATCGGGAGTTCTCAGTTTTCAGTCCGCATAGTAGTCAATGGGTGTCCCGTCGCTAGAAATGATTTGTTTTCTGAATAGACATATGTGAGGTAACACTCTCTTCTAGTATTACTGGGTTGGGAGGCACTTCTTCTTTTCGGTGGTCTATCTAATCTGGATTTGGCAAAAGCTGCTTAGTCTAATCGCTTTCAGATTAGCAAGTGTTATAGGAACAGGTGTCTCGGTGGCTAATCAGTCTGCCACCGGTATCTGCGGAAATTTAATTACTCATTCAAAAGTTTTCCGGGATAAGCTTGGGCCAAGAAAATGACTATTTATAGCTGCTCTTCAATGAAAATAGGTCGACATTGGCTCGCAAGGTGGCTGCTGTcattaaaagaaaatcaatTCTCAGTACCAATCTGTCACAGACTTTTCCGGACTAAATTTATACGGTGAAAAATTCAATGAAACGGAAAATGTGACAAAGGCTAAAAGTCCATAGCCTGCTTATCGGGGCCAAGACAAACACTCGCTCCGCCTGGCCTTTAAGGTCGTGCTTTAATCTACCCCTTATGAACAGGGGGTGTATGGTGCTAATAATACAGGCGCCCATGACATGGCAAAAGCTTTAAAGTCGACCATGTGGAGCACAGCAGCTTGGTgctaacaccaaaaaaaaagactcACGGGTTTAatagaaaaactaaaaatgaaTTTCAATGTACAGAACTATAAATGCtctattaataaaatattaaatattcaattaaattttaatttataaatggCATTGAGTTCTATTTAAGTTCTTGTGGATTAAGTATATAAGAAGGATTATTTCCAATACGATTCAGAAAGGTCTTTACCCTCTAAAGGTGAGTATTAGAGCCATGTTCAACACGACCGGAGTAAACTGGCTCCGGAATGGATCCCAGATGagatggctggctggctggctgactgcCTGGTTGTTAACCGCTTTCACTCTTTGGGGCATCCACTCGGGACTTCAGGCATAGCATCGTGCTGGCCGAATGTGGCACTCGGGTCGGCTGGGGTGCCTGTCAATAAAATACAACGGCAACTTGTCGCTGCCTTTCAATATTCGCACATACGTCGTTGTGGCAGCACCACCACCTGTTGCCGAGTCCGTTGTGAGTGTGGGTGTGAGTGTATCGCAGTAGGTTTTGTAGCACACTTTTGTGGCGCGAATCGAAGAGACACGAAACTTTTAGCCATATGGCAGCCTAAGCTGGCAATATCAGTGTGTTCAATTAGCTCGCCATGTCGGAGAAGTCAACTGCACGCAGCCATCATGCGGTGGCGCACTCCCAGTCCGATGTCCCAACCCAAGCCCAGGCAGCTGCCCAACTAAATGCCCCCGGCAGACGCAGGTCCACCCCGCCATCCCACGGCCCCTCCAACCGCTGCCTGATTGCCGTGATTGTCTACCTGGCCCTGTTGCTAGATAACATGCTGCTAACCGTAATTGGTAAATGACCAAATCAATTACCGATAAGCGCGCTAATATACCATAATTATCGGTTATTTCCAGTGCCCATTTTACCCGATTACCTGGCCAGCCTGGAGATGGACCCGTTGTCCACGGA
This window contains:
- the LOC6499051 gene encoding lysosomal acid glucosylceramidase; the encoded protein is MKFKEILQCFLFALIAGVGASQEIQVEIPCNLRETSHGSVCVCNSTYCDYLGQPELTDNSKIVVISSSKDGLRFKQTVGDLSSGKPIVVEDQPFTDENFKADAIVVDENRAWLQLSNISQRLFINSPVSTVRISVKREKRFQNVSVFGGAFTGTVSHLLKKLPTELQDHIYKSYFHPDGIAYNTIRMSIGGCDFDLEPWAYNELPRNDKKLSNFTALDPRDLQKIEQMKRLKTVAKMDELKIMAAAWSAPTWMKSNERWTGFGTLRSEYYQTWANYHLKFLELMQAKNMPIWAISTGNEPLNGVIGFFFVHFMSMGWTPWQQAIWLNDNLGPTIRNSAHSQVLIFGNDDQRYTYPSWFRKMRSSRGNSLSYLDGLAVHWYWDELIGPQTIEQAHTEMPDKMLLNTESCIGDKPWQTHGPELGSWQRGESYMRAYTQDFRYNFNGWLDWNLVLDEQGGPNYINNFVDAPIIVNASSRNEFYKQPIYYAIGHFSKFLPEESVRIETILENQTNLFTQLSVVGFQRPDGSVALIIYNGQNLPVEVALNDSQRGAINLRLPPRSWHTVLYK
- the LOC6499050 gene encoding lysosomal acid glucosylceramidase, encoding MLATRGSLVLGFLLLSAIGGNFESIPCKLRDAEHGKVCVCTADYCDYLENPTIADDSDFALISSSKQGLRFATSRGKFGTEEVYTVEDYVEPTPEAVNETVLSRLMDRVVARAFTLETRESSITRSVTLQLDRSKTHQKMVGFGGSYTGAVTYLVENFKDPELADHLYKSFYAEDGIGFNLMRISIGGCDFDLDAWSYAEEEGDTLLSDMDQLDERDVERVAQIKRLIEVSGVKNLLIKGAAWSAPPWMKTNNRWTGFGRLKRDYYQTWADYHLQWIKLMEDNGLPIWAISTGNEPLNGIFFMYFVKFMSMGWTPWTQAIWLNDHLGPTIRNSEFKDIVIFGNDDQRYSFPWWFQRMNKTRPNSVDYLDGLSLHWYWDEIFGSSFIDNTREYAPDKILIVSESCIGDKPWQAAAPLLGSWERAEKYARDYLANIKLGFHGWIDWNICLDEEGGPNYVDNTVDAPVIANTTTFEEFYKQPMFYAIGHFSKLVPEGSIRIDAIPSNVNLNTVAFLRPDNKIAAVLFNSGRADLDITVVDSLRGKFIVNVPAKSIHTLLYN
- the LOC6501517 gene encoding outer dense fiber protein 3B; the protein is MSCRKSFGPGPGAYNIPSTFGYKNCDARMERSPGFSFGKRTRSCNNPNRMRTAGPGPADYFPSKVSRYGRVTDREFSVFSPHSSQWVSRR